CCCCGCGTTTTATGGCGTGATCGATGCATTTTATCAGCTGACGGGCTGCCCGGTGCTCGTCAACACCTCGTTCAACGTGCGCGGCGAGCCCATTGTGTGCACGCCCCAGGATGCCTACCGGTGCTTCCTCCGCACCAACATGGACGCCCTCGTGCTCGAGGACTGCCTCCTGCTGAAGCACGAGCAGCCGGCCGACCGCGCGATCGCCATGCCCCCGCCCGACGACACCCTCGACTGAGCCCGATGAACCCCGCACCCAAAACACGCCGCGAGTTGCGCACCTTCGGATGGGTCATGGCCGGCCCGTTCGCCCTCCTGGCCGGTATTTCATTCTGGAAGGGCGGCCCCGCCGCGCCGTACCTGGCCGGCGTCGCCGCGTTTTTCCTCGTCAGCGCCGGCCTGGCCCCCGGCATCCTGCGGCCGGTCGAACGCTACTGGATGAAACTCGCGCACTACCTGTCGATCGTCTCGACCTTCCTCATCCTCTCCGTCGTGTTTTTTGCCGTCCTCACGCCCCTCAATCTTGTGCTCAGGCTGCTGGGGAAAGATCTGCTGCACCTCAAACGCTCTCCGACCGCCGCGTCGTACTGGATCGCGACGGAGACCGACGGGCCGGCGTCGCGCCCCGACAAACCCTACTGAGCGCCACGAACCATCCCCGCAAACCCGCGTTTATTCCCCTCCATCCCACCATTCCCCGCCTCGCGCCATGGCACGCGCCTCCAAATTAGCCCTCATCTGGGAATTCCTCCGCGTCCGCAAAAAGTGGTGGCTCGCGCCGATCATCGTGCTGCTGCTCCTGCTGAGCCTGCTCATCGTGCTCACCCAGGGGTCCGCCCTGCTGCCGTTCGTCTACACGATCTTCTGAGCGACCGTTGACCGCCCGGCTGCACGGACTGCGCCGGCAACCCAACGTTTCCGCCCCGCCACGGCCCCGCCATAGCCCCTCGGCTCGGTGGGTAAGCCATGCCTTTCCCAACCCCGGCCCGCCAACCGCCCCCGGCCGCGCGAGCGCCCCTGTCGCCTAAGATCGGAAGTGCGACGATCCATTAGGTCATTTCGTATGCGCCAAAAGTGCTAGCCAGACCCCGCCTCATTGGGCGACCTTTCAACGCTGTAACTCTAGCACGCATAACCTCCGACTGGCACGCACTTCCCACAGCTCCAGGAACCTCGCCGCCGACCGAATCCATTCCGGTCCCCGCTGCACTTCGAGGTTCTTGCCCATTCCTGACGAGCCCGTGCGACCCACGCTGTCTGCCTGCCAGTCTGACTAATGCCGTTGCACCCGTCAACATCGACTTCGGGATAGACGACACCAGGTATGAACGCTGATTCTGCGCAGACGGCCGGCTCCACCATCGCGATCGCGGCTACGTTTACGGCCGAACCCCTCGAGCGCCCCCTCCGTTTCTGGATGGATGAACTCGGGGCGACGGGCCGTGTCGTGTTTGCGCCGTACAACCAGATCCTGCAGCAGCTGTATGCGCAAGGCGGCCCCCTCATGTCGGGCGACGCGGCGTTGAATGCGCTGCTCGTCCGCCTCGAAGACTGGATGCCGGACGACGCGCCCCTGCACGCCGGCGGCGCGCACGACCTCCCGCTGCCGGCCCGCCTCCTCCAGAACATCGACGAGTTCATCGCCGCCGTCCGCGAGGCGACGACACGGACGAACACCCCCTTTCTGATCGTTTTGTGCCCGCCCAGCCTCGAAACCCTCGCCGCGCCGTCCCTGGCCCAGGCGATCCGGCTTGCCGAGGCATCCATCGCCGAACAGCTCGACCCGCTGCCGCGCGTACACGTCGTCATCTCGGAGACCTGGACCGCGCGCTATAGCCTGGGCGACTACCACCATCGCTTCGCGGACCACACGGCGCACATTCCGTACACCGACGCCGCCTACACGGCCCTCGCCACGACGATCGCGCGGCGATTCAGCGGGTTGAATCGGAAGCCCTATAAAGTCATCGTCGCCGACTGCGACAACACCCTCTGGCAGGGGGTCTGCGGAGAGGTCGGCCCGAGCGGGGTTTCGGTCGACGGCCCGTTCGCCGCGTTCCAGGATTTCCTCATCCGGCAGCAGGCCGAGGGGATGCTGCTCTGTCTGTGCAGCAAGAACAGCGAAGCGGACGTCTGGGCCGTATTCGACGCCCAGCCGGCGATGCGGCTACAGCGCGAACAGCTCGTTTCGTGGCGGATCAACTGGCAGCCCAAGTCGGAAAACCTCAAGGCGCTCGCCGCGGAGCTGGATCTCGGGCTCGACAGCTTCATCTTCATCGACGACAACCCGGTCGAGTGCGCCGAAGTCAGCGCGCAGTGCCCGGACGTGCTCACCATCCAGGTGCCGGCCGACCCCGCGGCGCTGCCGGCGCTGCTCGACAACCTCTGGGTGCTGGACCGCTATCAGGTGACCGACGAGGATCGCCGCCGCGCCGACCACTACAAGTCGAACGTACAGCGCGCCCAGCTCCAGGAAGCCGCGCCCAGCTTTTCCGGCTTCCTCGAGCGGCTGGACCTGCGGGTCCGCATCGAGACGCCGGGAGACAGCCAGTACGCCCGCATCGCGCAGTTGACGCAGCGGACGAACCAGTTCAACGCGTCGGGCATCCGGCGCTCGATGGAACAGATCGCCGGCCTGCTCCTCTCCGGAAAACGCGACGCCTTCGTCGTGGATGTCAGCGACCGTTTCGGCGACTACGGCCTCGTCGGCGCCGTCATCTTCACGGCCAACGCGGAGGCGCTCCTCGTGGACACGCTGCTCCTCAGCTGCCGCGCCCTCGGCCGGAGCGTCGAACAGCGGATCGCCATCCATCTCGGACAGACGGCGCGCCGGCGCGGACTCCGGTTCGTCGACGTCGCCTACATCGAGACGCCGCGCAACCTGCCGGTGCGTCAGTTCCTCGACACGACGCGGCCGGAAGCGCGGATGGACCACGGCGACCACGTCATCTACCGCTACGACGCGGAGCGCCTCGCCGGCCTCGATCCGATCGCCGCGGCCGCCGCCTCGGTCTCGGGGCCCGCGCCGCGCGAAACGGACGGCGCGGCGCTTTCCGCCGGCCCGGGCCGGCCCGCCGAGGCCCAGCGATGGCTCCGCATCGCGACGGAATGGACCGACATGGAGGCGCTCGTCGCGATGCTGCACCGGGTTCGCGTCGCACGGCCCGAGCTCCAGACCCCGTTCGCTCCGCTGCAGACGCCGATCGAGCGGCAGATCGCCGCGATCTGGGCCGACGTGTTCGGCATCGACGGCATCGGCGCGACCGACGGCTTCGCCGAACTGGGCGGCTCGTCGCTCCAGCTCGTTCAGATCCACGCGCGGATCCAGGAGGAGCTCAGCCGGAGCCTGCCGCTGACCCAACTCTTCGCCCTGCCCACGATCCGGGCGCAGGCCGGCTTTTTTGCGCCGGCCGCCACGCCGTCAGACGCCCTCTCAACGATCCAGACCCGGGCGCAGCGGCAGAAAGCAGCTATCCATAGACAAAGAATCCTGCAATACAAACAGAAATGATCGATTCTTCCGATAAAACGCCGCTCGAAGGCATCGCCATCGTCGGGATGGCGGGCCGTTTTCCCGGGGCGACCGACCTGGACACCTTCTGGGAAAACCTGAAGCACGGGGTGAGCAGCATCGTCGAATTGTCCGACGACGAGCTCAACCTCAGCCCCGCCGAGCGGGAAAAGCTCGTCGGCAACCCGCATTTCGTCCGCCGCGCCGCCTCGGTGGCCGACGCCGACAAGTTCGACGCCGCCTTTTTCGGCATCTATCCGAAGGAGGCGCACGTCATGGATCCGCAGCAGCGGCTCTTCCTCGAATGCTGCTGGGACGCGTTCGAAAACAGCGGCTACGAGCCGACCACCTATCCGGGGTCGGTCGGCGTGTTCGCCGGCTGCTACATGAATACGTACCTCCTGAACAGCCTGGAGGACCATCCGCAGTTCATCGGCGCGCTCGCCGACTCGTTCCACGGCGGCGAGCTCAAGAACGAACTCGGCAACGACAAGGACTACATGGCAACGCGTGTGGCGTTCAAGCTGAACCTGCGCGGGCCGAGCATGACGATTCAGACGGCCTGCTCGTCGTCGCTCGTCGCGGTGACGCAGGCGTGCATGAACCTCACGACGTACCAGTGCGACATGGCGCTCGCCGGCGGCGCCACGATTCGCTTTCCCCAGAACCGCGGCTACCTCTACGAACCCGACGGCATGGTGTCGCCGGTGGGGAAATGCTGCACGTTCGACGCCGGCGCCGCCGGGACGATCTTCGGCGACGGCATCGCCGTGGTGCTCCTGAAGCGCCTCGAGGACGCCGTGGCGGACGGCGACACCGTCTATGCCGTCATCAAGGGCTGGGGCATCAACAACGACGGCGCCTCGAAGGTGGGGTATACCGCTCCGAGCGTCGAGGGGCAGATGGAAGCCGTCGCGCTGGCGCAGGCCGTCGCCGGCGTCGACCCGCGCACGATCACCTATATCGAGGCGCACGGCACCGGCACACCCCTCGGCGATCCGATCGAGATCGACGCGCTCTCGCGCGCCTTCCGCATGGGCACTGACGACCGCCAGTTCTGCGCCATCGGATCGCTCAAGACCAACATCGGGCACCTCGACGTGGCCGCCGGCGTCGCCGGCATGATCAAGACGTCGCTCGCGCTGACGAACAAACAGATCCCGCCGAGCCTCAACTTCGAGACGCCGAACCCGAATATCGACTTCGAGAATTCGCCGTTTTACGTCAACACGGCGCTGTCCGACTGGCAGCCGGTAGACGGCGCGCCGCGCCGCGCCGGCCTCAGCTCGTTCGGCGTCGGCGGCACCAACGCCCACGTGGTGCTCGAGGAAGGCCCGGCCCCGCGTCGCGAGGCCTCCCGCCAGCCGCAGCATCTGATCACCCTCTCCGCCCGGAGCCAGCCGGCGCTCGACGCCATGACCGCCAACCTGGCGCGGTATCTGAAACACCATCCGGAGCTCGACCTGGCAGACGTGGCCTACACGCTGCAGCGGGGCCGGCAGGTGTTCAACTACAGCCGCACGCTGGTCGCGGCGACGCGGGAGGACGCGATCGCGCAGCTCGAGAATCCCGACCCGCAGCGCGTCTACACCGTGCACCAGATTCGCCGGCAGGTGCCGGTGTCCTTCATGTTTCCCGGCCAGGGCTCGCAGCACGTGGGCATGGGACAGGATCTCTACCGGACCGCCCCGGTCTTCCGCGACGCGATGGACCGCTGCGCCGAGTTGCTGCGGCCGCATCTGGGCCTCGAC
This region of Rhodothermales bacterium genomic DNA includes:
- a CDS encoding HAD-IIIC family phosphatase yields the protein MNADSAQTAGSTIAIAATFTAEPLERPLRFWMDELGATGRVVFAPYNQILQQLYAQGGPLMSGDAALNALLVRLEDWMPDDAPLHAGGAHDLPLPARLLQNIDEFIAAVREATTRTNTPFLIVLCPPSLETLAAPSLAQAIRLAEASIAEQLDPLPRVHVVISETWTARYSLGDYHHRFADHTAHIPYTDAAYTALATTIARRFSGLNRKPYKVIVADCDNTLWQGVCGEVGPSGVSVDGPFAAFQDFLIRQQAEGMLLCLCSKNSEADVWAVFDAQPAMRLQREQLVSWRINWQPKSENLKALAAELDLGLDSFIFIDDNPVECAEVSAQCPDVLTIQVPADPAALPALLDNLWVLDRYQVTDEDRRRADHYKSNVQRAQLQEAAPSFSGFLERLDLRVRIETPGDSQYARIAQLTQRTNQFNASGIRRSMEQIAGLLLSGKRDAFVVDVSDRFGDYGLVGAVIFTANAEALLVDTLLLSCRALGRSVEQRIAIHLGQTARRRGLRFVDVAYIETPRNLPVRQFLDTTRPEARMDHGDHVIYRYDAERLAGLDPIAAAAASVSGPAPRETDGAALSAGPGRPAEAQRWLRIATEWTDMEALVAMLHRVRVARPELQTPFAPLQTPIERQIAAIWADVFGIDGIGATDGFAELGGSSLQLVQIHARIQEELSRSLPLTQLFALPTIRAQAGFFAPAATPSDALSTIQTRAQRQKAAIHRQRILQYKQK
- a CDS encoding SxtJ family membrane protein encodes the protein MNPAPKTRRELRTFGWVMAGPFALLAGISFWKGGPAAPYLAGVAAFFLVSAGLAPGILRPVERYWMKLAHYLSIVSTFLILSVVFFAVLTPLNLVLRLLGKDLLHLKRSPTAASYWIATETDGPASRPDKPY
- a CDS encoding type I polyketide synthase, with the translated sequence MIDSSDKTPLEGIAIVGMAGRFPGATDLDTFWENLKHGVSSIVELSDDELNLSPAEREKLVGNPHFVRRAASVADADKFDAAFFGIYPKEAHVMDPQQRLFLECCWDAFENSGYEPTTYPGSVGVFAGCYMNTYLLNSLEDHPQFIGALADSFHGGELKNELGNDKDYMATRVAFKLNLRGPSMTIQTACSSSLVAVTQACMNLTTYQCDMALAGGATIRFPQNRGYLYEPDGMVSPVGKCCTFDAGAAGTIFGDGIAVVLLKRLEDAVADGDTVYAVIKGWGINNDGASKVGYTAPSVEGQMEAVALAQAVAGVDPRTITYIEAHGTGTPLGDPIEIDALSRAFRMGTDDRQFCAIGSLKTNIGHLDVAAGVAGMIKTSLALTNKQIPPSLNFETPNPNIDFENSPFYVNTALSDWQPVDGAPRRAGLSSFGVGGTNAHVVLEEGPAPRREASRQPQHLITLSARSQPALDAMTANLARYLKHHPELDLADVAYTLQRGRQVFNYSRTLVAATREDAIAQLENPDPQRVYTVHQIRRQVPVSFMFPGQGSQHVGMGQDLYRTAPVFRDAMDRCAELLRPHLGLDLREFLYPSPEHEDAARARINDTMIAQTGIFSVSYAMAQYWMSYGIQPESMIGHSVGEFVAACLAGVFSLEDALALVAARGKLMQDLPSGSMLAVRLPVDEVRALLPDDLEIAAINSPALCVVSGPTLSIGAFEKALEEREISVRPLHTSHAFHSAMMEPAVPAFRAALSGMTLHAPQIPVISTVTGERLTPELATDVEYWATHLRRTVDFAGGVRALVGDANRVLLEVGPGQTLSTLARQHPERKEKQVILSSLPHVQQEVSAAAFALGVVGRLWQGGVDIDWKACYPDEFRLRVPLPSYPFERKRFWYDQVSSSAEDEDVTNTETTPAHLAAAPAPASSLSNGYAPDAHAGDGSPHAVPDEMIRRIVAQQIEVMARQLQAWHSQ
- a CDS encoding DUF5989 family protein, with translation MARASKLALIWEFLRVRKKWWLAPIIVLLLLLSLLIVLTQGSALLPFVYTIF